In Sphaeramia orbicularis chromosome 12, fSphaOr1.1, whole genome shotgun sequence, the following proteins share a genomic window:
- the rnf170 gene encoding E3 ubiquitin-protein ligase RNF170, translating to MEDGQCGDVDYLIQDEDTLIEGVSNQVLFVVVLSITFLAGLLTLLCRQEQQNIHPENQEHVRAVRQQLQTEQDENPQAEARQQYYTDMSCPVCLQQAVLPVETNCGHLFCGSCIVAYWRYGTWLGAINCPICRQMVTLLFPLFHEHAAPQRVGDGEAEPQLILRDINDYNRRFSGQPRSLMDRLRDVPTLLRHAFREMFSVGGLFWMFRIRILLCLVGAITYLASPLDILPEALFGLLGFMDDFFVILLLFVYISIMYREVVTQRLNG from the exons ATGGAGGACGGTCAGTGTGGGGACGTGGACTACCTGATCCAAGATGAGGATACACTAATTGAAGGTGTCAGCAACCAGGTTTTATTTGTTGTAGTCCTCAGTATCACCTTTCTGGCAGGTCTGCTCACTCTACTCTGTAG ACAAGAGCAGCAAAATATTCATCCTGAGAATCAGGAGCATGTTCGGGCTGTCCGACAGCAGCTCCAAACAGAACAG GATGAAAATCCTCAGGCAGAGGCAAGGCAGCAGTATTACACAGACATGTCTTGTCCTGTGTGTTTGCAGCAGGCTGTTCTGCCTGTGGAAACTAACTGTGGACACCTGTTTTGTG GCTCCTGTATCGTAGCCTACTGGAGGTATGGCACCTGGCTGGGAGCTATCAACTGCCCAATCTGTAGACAAATG gtGACATTGCTCTTCCCATTATTTCATGAGCATGCTGCTCCTCAGAGGGTCGGGGATGGGGAAGCTGAACCTCAGCTTATATTAAGAGACATTAATGATTACAACCGCAGGTTTTCAGGCCAGCCAAGATCT CTTATGGACAGGCTGCGAGATGTGCCAACCCTGCTTCGTCATGCCTTCAGAGAGATGTTTTCTGTAGGAGGCCTCTTCTGGATGTTCAGGATTCGAATTCTTCTCTGCCTAGTCGGCGCAATCACCTACCTGGCTTCACCACTTGACATCCTTCCGGAGGCACTTTTTGGTCTGCTTGGATTCATGGACGATTTCTTTGTGATCCTGCTGCTCTTTGTGTACATCTCTATCATGTACAGAGAGGTGGTTACACAGAGACTGAATGGCTAA